DNA from Thunnus thynnus chromosome 2, fThuThy2.1, whole genome shotgun sequence:
agAGATAAATATCTAAGGCAAGCCTATACGAAAGGCCTTTTTATATAGATAATTAGTATTGATTTGCTGTCTTGCCAGGCTGATAATGACTCCTCCTCTACAGCTGGAagattgacaaaaaaacaaagaaaaataggGTACACGTTTTCCAAACATGGAAAAAGGAAATGTCTGAGTCTGACTGACTCAGactaattgatttaaaaaaaaaatatataaccaaaaacaatcacatcattaataataacattaatgaaaacagcaataataaaaaacaaacaagtcttCATTATAATAATACCTGTAATAACAACATTGACAGTAACAATAGCAATcataatattgataataatagcaataattaGAATCATTAAAATTCtataaacaagaaaaagcaaTGGAGTTCCTCTCcagggaagagagaggaagagcacCACAGGCAGTGTGTCTGAAGCCCAAACCACTGCCTGACATGAggtaaaaaacaataaaaatgtcccCTCCTCTAAGTGGACTGCGGAGGGGGCAGGATGGAGAGATGCCAGACTGCGGGACGGCTGAGAGACATTCATCCTGCTCAACGCTCTCTCCAGCCCTCCACTGCACCACTCCGTAGCTATCggtctgtttgtgtctgtctgacctcagaCATAGTGGCTGTAGGGCCCAGTGAGGCGGGTGAAGGCATAGGGAGACACAGTAACCATAGAGGTGGTGTGGAACGTGGGGGCTAACCGCGTCACTGGCCCCTCCCTCTTGTCTTTTGATTGTCCAGGTCCTGGACTGGCCCCTGCCACTGTAGCACCCCATTTGCGTTTCTTGCTGAGGGCCTTGATGTCTTCCTGCGAGAGGCCAAGGAGAGCTGCTTCCTGCTGCCTCTGGAGTGCTCGCTCTGCCAGTAGCTTCATTTTGGCCTCCCACAGAGCCAGGCCATGCATGGGCTGGTTGAGGTTCTTGTGCTGGTAGAAGACCAGGGAGATGCGGGTGGGGTGGGAACGATCAGGCCTTTTGAGTGGAGTGGTGGCATGTAGTTCCCGACGCGCACATTCAATCAGGATGGAGCCATGGGCTGGTGCTACTGCTACACCACCAATGTTGGGATCCAGGAAGTTGTGCTCGCTGTCAGACCAcacctcatcctcatcctcttcaCGACCCCTGGTGCTCTCAACATCACTCTCAGCTCGGCTGGGGTCCCAGCAGGCCTGATCTGACTGCTGCAGGGCATCTGGGAAGAGGCGGCCCTCAGGGGCAGGGGACAGGGTACTGCCTGCCACTGAACCTCCACAAGACCTCCAGGCCTTCTCTTGGAGCCCAAGGGGAGTAGAACACCGACTCTCACCGGTTTTGGACCAGATCTTGTCAGCATAGGCTCCTGCAGGATTGCTGTGCTTCAAACCAGGGCTATATGCTGCAGGCCCCATAGCCCATGCATTCATCTGGTGGCTAGGAGCAGGGCTGGCCCAGTGCCTGGGGGTGCCTGGCTGTGGTGTAACTGAGCCTGAGTGAGAGGTGCCAGGCTGTGGTGTACCTGGGTGAGGGGTGCTTGGGCGTGGGGTGGGAGGGCGTGGGGAGCCTTGGTGTATGTTACCTGGGAGTGCTGTGCCTAGGTgaggagagggagatggagagagaggtaCCTGAAGGGATGGTGAAGGGGCAGGGGAAGCCATCGGGGTATTTGAGCCAGGGTAGGATGTCCACTGTTGGGGGTAAGGAGAGGGCTGCCGCTGCTGGGGATGCTGGTGAAACTGCTGCTTGTCTGGGTTCACTGATGAGGCTTCAGGGTTTTGTTTAGGATTTAGATGGCTGTCCCAGCTTGTGGGAATAATATTTCCATTAAGCTTGTGCCCTGGCCAGGCAGCAGGCTGGGGGGTGGAGCTAGGTGTGTTGGCACCTGCCTGGCTTGGCACCGTGCCTTCATAGACTGGCACATCTATAGGCTCCTGTTTGATGACTGGAGTGCCTCTGTTGGAGGTctcagaggagacagaggaaggaCGGGACTGGTTGTAGTTGGGAGGCTGGGTGTAAGTGCCATGATTTGTTTGGTTGGTTTGCTCTGGGTGGCCGGGATAGGACTGAGCCAGTCTGGCTTGAAGGCTTTGAAGACTCTGAATGTCAGGTTTCTTGTCTACCTGGACAGCCTTACTGCCATTTCGACCCTCATAGGTCCTCAGCTTAGGGGGGAAAAGTGCATTGGGGGGGTAGTTGTAGTAGCCATAGTGCATCGTGGGCAGATTGTGGTGGTAACCGTTTACTGGGTCTGCTGCAGAGGGCTGGCCAGTTGGGGGGAGGCCTCCCCTTGCATAGTAGGCAGGGTGTGGATAGATGTTGTTGAATGGGTCTGCTGCCTGCACAGGGTATCCATCTATTGATCCATTGAAGGGCTCCTTCTTGATGTTGGGCTTCACCTCTTGTTTTATAATTGCTGAATGTTTAAAACAAAGGAAGGTAAATTACAAACAAGAGTTCACTCATCAAATGCATTTTATGCTAGCAGACAAGGTCCAACGTCAAACTGTTTAATATAATTTGCAACATCTTACTGTTAGATGGATATTGATTGACATTGAACACAATTAAGGTATGttatgagagaaataaaatcaaaacaaaacaatgactaACCTTTattgccttggtgttgtgggGGACCGGTGATGCAGACCTCAGCCTTGACCAATGTTTTCTCTGGTGTCCCCCCCGTCTGCTGCAGGagtttgcttttcttcttctctgaggCAGCCTTCTTGGCCTCCAGACGGCGTTGTCGGCAGGACTTGGCAGGTTCGGGCAACTTCCGTACTTCTCGGCGGAAAGCCTGAAGCACCTGGATGGCTCCTGTCTGCATCTTGAGGCGCTGGGCCTCTTCACTGCCAAACTCATCAGTGAGGGACACCTTGTAAAGAGGCAACACATGGAGCTGTTCGTCGTCAGGGATCTCCCCCACAACACGGTTGTCCTCCTTAGTTAAAGTACACAcctaacagagagagagagggggggggggcaagatGAAATATAAACTGTGCCAAACGATCCCAAATACAAATTAAAGATTACGGTGAGTGATCTTACCACTGTGCAACCATTGTAGAGGTTGTGCTGGTCCTTATGAGCGTGGGCGCAGAAGTCCATGCAAGCAGTGACTCCAGAGAACGGCCGGCCCTCCTTCAAACCCAGTCTGCATTCTGGAGCTTTGGACTCTGACTGGCACTGAGGTGGAGGACAGAAATGACTTTACAGCAGGGAACTAATTTAATTTTCGTGTATTCATCCAAGATAAACACATGCATCAGTTAAAGGCAGCACTTCTTAACCCTCTCTCTAAGAGGCATAATTGATATCATGTGACAACCGAGGTCTTGATGGTCTAGTGTCCAGTGTGAAGTATTGTGTGTGAGAAACATGAAAGGTGTAATTGGTGGCTGCATTAGGTTGTTGCTATGTAATAGGCCTCAGTGAGCAAGCAGGGGTGGAGGTAGTCCCTCAGCACAGAGGGGGCAGAGCATTCTCGAGGGTCCCTTctcataaagtcattttaaaattcacaactgtaaaTAGCTGGTATATCCTATCCTATCCATGTACACAAATGGTCACTTATTGAGCCAAGCAAGCCTATGTCTCAGAAAACATACAGTTAAGCCACTTTGTCAGACAAGCTTGttgagaagaacaaaaaaagacaacaggTTACCAGTTgcgttcaaatgtttcagcactgaggGCAGCATCAGATTGACGAACGGTTCGGCACTATTGCTGACAGACAGCGACTGGCCAGGTGCACTGTCTCAGTACCATGTCTTTCTTACACAgtaataacataaacataaaatagacacgGCAGTCTACAACACTATACAAGGCCTATTCATTCAAACATAAAGTAGACAGTCTACATCACCACAGGCAGTAATTCAGACAGGTGCCGAGATGCAGTAAGCGTGGAgttaaacaacagattaatccAACATTCTGTCTGATTTCTTCATAACcaaaatttaagttaataaagaccaattatggatgtttcactCACTAATTGGtccctttttaaaatttcattctCCTCTCCCTCATGGTGGCAAACTTGCCAACCACTTTGTCTTTGTCAATGTTCACACAACAAAGTGAGGTTGGATAGTCTGGCCTCATCCATGCATGAATGCAAATAGCTCTTAATGAGCCTCAGACGGCTGAAACTTCATCTtgcgagtttcattcaccacaaacataaGAGGACaaaaatatctcatatttttacTAAAGTTTTAAGCAAAGTTAGTCATAAACTTTGAATTGCTACTTCTGCAGTCTTCACTTCCTGCACAGTCAAGGagtggaaatacagacagactgCCATCGCCATCCATATTGTGGTCAGAGGGGGGATTACATCTGTGTTGATAAGAACTACAATagagaatgaatagaaaaagTTAAGAGAGTTAAGCTCTACTATTCCTGCTGCACTGCCCAGTTGGGTTGTGCACTATGTCTCCAGTGAGGCCCCTACTGAGCATGGGCCCTGGGGCGGTTGCTCCACTTATGTGTGTGAGGGTTTACATGCTTTTAAGTAAATGTATATTGATGGGTATTTGCTTGTGCACAAACCTGGTTACTGTAGGCCTGTGGGGCCAGCTGCTTATACAAAGGAGCCACCTCAGTTGCCAGATGCTGGAAGTGATCCCTGAGTTTGTCCTCCTGACAAGTAAGAACATGGATCACAGGTAAGAACAAAATACAGAGTGACAGAGCTCCAGAATGGTAGCTTAAAATTATTCAAACTTACAAAGGTGACTAAACCCTGCTTCATAAAAACAGGGATAGCTTCAAATAAAGATGTCAATCAGGCACCATCTCCATTATATCAATGGTGAAAAACACTACTAAACTAGTTATTTATTggcattaatatattttttctgtataaTTCCATAAGACAAGCAATACCTCTTCAGGGCGATCTCCTTGTAGCCTGAACTTGCGCGGCGTTTTGCTTCGGGCGTACTTACAGCCATTAAAGTACATACTCCAGGAGCAGCCAAAGGAAAAAGAAGCACCACAACTGTCAGGGTCCTTGCCTTGACACGCACAGGTACGACTGCAGGGGGAGACAGTGAGCATACTCAGTTGTCATGTATAAATTAGGTGGCTCCTGCATGCTTTACATCATGTGCACACTATATGTTGATATACAACAACATGACAGAGAAATTGAATTTGGAGCATGAATGTTTACAGCACATCATCCCAGCCTGTCAGAGGTTTCATAGAACAAATATCCTGTTATCTAATGttacatttatatgtataacacaaacataaaatttGACCTACTCAAGTGCCATCATTAAATAGTCTAACACAGTTTATAGTATAAAAGAAGGGAATAAGACTTATTTTCTCATCCCAGATGTTGAATGGTGGTTATGTCTAAAACAAGTTAAACAAGGGTTTGTCAACATCCATTCATGGCTAATTGTGGGAGGGGGATGTATGACATGGACAATGTGTATACATTAATTTGTACACAGCTGGTAACAGATGCATCattttgtgtttgagtgttcaCAAATCATTTGTCTTGAATTTAGCCTCTGGAATTCTTAAACTTTTCCATGACACAGACTCAAACACAGGcacaaattagaccatggaCTCCCACCATGTAGGAATTTGTCCCTAAAACTTTTGGGGGACTTTTGGAGAGTACCCATCAGCTACTCACTCATCATTGAGGCCACAGCGTCGACTGGTGGGGTTGCCATATTTGGTGAGGGTGTCACTAAGCTCATGGTACAGCCTGTCAGCCAGGGACCTCGGGACACCTTCCCAGGCCataatgaggatgatgatgacagcGTTGGCACAGTGGTGGCCTGCACGCTGACGCACCAGACACAGCAGCTTCTCTGTCTCACTGCCACGACGAATCACCTGACAGGAAACagagtttattattattttagcttTTACTCATCCAGGGCACTTTAACAGTAACACCTTTATTTAAAGTTCTCGCACAAGCTACCATCATCCCAAATGAACATTCAATACAAAAGTACATACAACTTAAATGAAATGGCAGTTGAACCATAAAATGCTTGCAAAACATATTATTGTCTAATATTGgagttactgtattttttactAATAAATATTAGTGGTttcaaaacagcaacatttagcacacacacatgcttctgAAATACAGTGCAAGGAACAATGCAACACAGTTGATGCTTATAAAGCCTTTTGGAATGACATTTGATATCTGTACTGATATCTGACCTGCTTCATCTGCTTATGATGCTAAATGGTGAATTATTTAGTTGCAGTCCATTCACATTGCACATACTAGTATGTATTTTCTATGAGAAATAAGAATATGCTCATATTGTACTATATGAGTAGTAGTCTTTACTATTGGACAAAGATTATAAATATCCAACTTTTTGATGACTTGTCAAAACTTAATATTAGATTCTTCACAACTGGTTCCTCTACCagagaaaagattttttaataTGTTCAAGCCTGCTCTCTTTTGCTTGCATTATTTCTACActccctatctctctctgtctacaacacacacacacagacacacacacacacacacacacacaaacacaaacacacacaggatggCTGTTTTGAATCCATAAAGTCATTAGCAGGATGTGTCAGGGGTGACACGGGAGGGGAGGTTGGGCTGTTGTTACAGAGTGAGACCACCTACTGATTTACTCACTGTGGGTGAAAATCTTGGCTAGGTGTCTCCCCAGGACCCCTcattatacaaacacacactgcataaATCTGTGGCTGATTGGCTGTCATTGGTGTCAGGTGGaacaaaaacccaaaatatctctttctctccctttctttttctcagtctcACATGAACATAATCAGGCTTTCACTTAGTTGTTGAGAGTTGACTCAAAAATATTATCTTTCAAAGTTATGGgtcattcttttaaaaaacaaaatctaacaCAAAAAATGAGATACTAAAAAAATAAGACACTCATACTGCCCAGGCCTCTGCTTCTTTTCATATATTATGAGAGACTTTCAAACATGCACATGGACGTGTGACAGATGTGATATGATGTGATGCTACTTACCCACTTAGCAATAGGGCATCCTCGTGAGCTCTTTCCTTCTTTGCCCGTGTACACCACCTTCTCAATCCGGATTGCATCCCCCTTCTCTCCATACCTACACAGGAGGAGAGTTAAGTTATTTTCATCTTCAGCAGTTGATGTTGTTAGCCACAATGGCCTCAAACCCTGATGTCTAACTTTATGGCTGTGACATAAAGTTTCTGTGTGTCAGCGCCCTAAGAGCCACCAAGCCAACCTAAAAGAACTATGACATGACAAAAGCTGACTTACTTGTGGCTTCACATGTTCTGTTAAAAGTTGCACACCATAAAGACTACAACTGGCAGCCAGCTGACTGCCAATATGGATGTGTGTTCTGTGCATGTATTCACAATccaaaaaacattacaaagacaaacaaaactagCCTGTTTTGAACTGCATATGTTTCTTGTGATCAacataataaagacaaaaattaCTAATTAACTGTGCTGAACAATCAGACAGCCCTGATTAAACATGATCAGTTGGCCAAATGGTTGCTGATGAAGTTCAACTAGTGCCAATGGTGCCACACAGCAAAAACTATGGGCAACAAATGACCACAGTCCAACAGCACCTCAGCAGCTGATGACTGCTGGCTTGGTGTACAGGGCTGTTATAGGATACACAATCCTGTTATTCAGAAGTTCAtcaatgattcatttttttcatgatttaccTCAACAGGAACCTCTCTTACTTTTTGTTccaaatactgtattttctgtgtgcCTACACAGGTTTATAGGAGTTATAGTAAATATCAACTCTGACAAAGACAGGCCAACCTCAGCAGTACTGGCTGGAGAGGACTGTTCACAAGGCTCTGCTGAGATTCACACAAGCATGGCAGAGTAAACCAGAACCCACTAGCCTCTGCACAATGCCAGGCACAGGGCCCTCTCTTGTAGCTATTtctgtgttggtgtttgtgtgcacatatgCAAGTGTGAGCTTATTTTgggtacatttatttttgtttgttttctgtgcatAGGTCTGGATACATCTGCAAAGCAAATAATGTGTGATGTGAGCGTTGGGAGGTAGTTTAAGAATAGAGGGCATGTGTTCATTTCTGCAGGTCTATTGGTAGAGTGGGGAGATGTATAGGAGGAGGTTGGGGTCAGAGATCGTGTTTGGGTGGGAGTAGGTCATCAGAACTTGTCAGATGTCGGCTCATGGCTCATATCAGGTCTCCTGGCAGCTTGATACCTGCCATTGTGAAAACTTCAGCCCTGAGCAGATTTGACATGGCAGTGAACACAAGGGGCTCCTGCTGAATAGGAATCACCCTGAGGTGGCTGAAAGAGTGGGAGGGGAGAAAGCTCTATCACCACAGGGGTGGCCTGCTGGGGTCAGGGGTGGGTCATAGGTCATCCAGGGACTATGGGGTCTTAACATCTTGCATCATCTCTCAAACAACAGAAAGTGGGCTAAGGCCTAACATCCCCCACTGAACCTGTCCTCTCCAGGGACTAATGACTCATTGGTCCTATTTAAATGCAGCCTCTCTGTGAATAACAGCCAAATATGTGCCTGAGTACAATGCTCAGTACTGTTCATATGAAGCATGACAAAATTAGACATCTAGTTTTAGAAGATTGCTAAACCAAATACCATGTATGATACAAGGCATTCTGAGGTTCCCAACAGACACCACAACACAGCATAAGAATGAAGCTATTAAAATGTGGTATGTCTACATTAAAAACAGTCAATCAAGATAGGCCAACAACAGTTTCATCACAGGGGCTGCAGCTGCTTTGGTTATTAAAATAACCAGCAGGGGAGTTTTCTGGTGTTCATTCCTAAACTGAATAAATTCTAATCTtcaatctgtcttttttatcaCCAAGTCTGCTGATGCTTAGCAGACCAAGAGACAACAGCTTAATGGATTACTTTAGTGAGGCTGTCCATTTGGtttcctcatttaaaaaatacatagaaCTTATAATTTACCTTCAATTTGATGGTAAGAATATTTTCCATCTTAATTCATAGTAAAGATACATTTGAGGTTTAAAACTGAGTGAATTTggctttgtatgtgtgttatgCACATTGTAAAATTGATTCAACACCAGATTCCCACCTTAATAAGCAGTAGAGGGCTGTGTTACATAATATAAATAACTGCACCTGGTATTAGTACACAAAAAATGCACACTTCCTTACTAAAAATGtactttctctctcattccctcccttctctctgttGTCTCCATCTTTTGccatctctctctgtgattTGATTTCTAtccttctccctccctcatTCCTCTCATTCTCAGCTATCATCTGCTGCTGCCCCTGTGCCTCTTGCTCTGCCGCTGATATGCTGATGATGCTGATATTTCCTGTTCCTCCTACTGGATTCTGGGTCACAGATTCCCTGAGGACAAAATGTGAGGAGGAAGGaagctggagagagaggaggaggaggagggagaggcagagggagtGAGAGCAAgtaggaggaagagaagagaagagaagagaagagaagagaagagaagagaagagaagagaagagaagagaagagaagagaagagaagagaagagaagagaagagaagagaagagaagagaaggctCACCTTGTCTCCATCAGGTTTCTTATGGAGGCTACAGTGGGTCCAGATCCCAAGTGATTGTAGTAAGGCCCTTCATCTTTCTCCAGGATTTGTTCTAGGAAAAAAGGGTAAATAAGTGAACAAACAGTACATAACTGGACCTTAAAAGCACTATGGCAAATATCACACTTCAACATATTTACTCTCTGACTAAGGATGTATTATATATCATAACTTGTGAAGGACACTTGAGTCTATCTAAATATAGCAATCATTTGGTCTGGTTCTTCTGTCAATATGAGTTAATATAAGCATTACGTCTAAAGTTTACACAAATTTATGATTCATTTTCAACTTCCATATCTTACACTCAGAGAGATATTGAGGAAGATATTTGACTCACTTCAGTAGCATGTGTTTTGTTactcaaattaaacaaaacagtgaaattggCAAAATCATATGTTGAAAATTTGATGACCTTCCACAAAAGAGAGAGGCAAGGGCTATGGTCACAGCCATTATCACATACTGTTTTTTATTGGATATTTCTCCTAAGATCTCTTCTCAATTAGTCGAACAACAACAccaaagaaattattttaaactatGCTTCTGCATTAAATGTTATTCTGCTATACTGACATTTACATCATTATCAACAGAACCATCAAATTCTTCTGTGGTGAAAGCTACTTAGCTTTTATACATGTTTTGGTACACTGCATTGATCATAATCATTTCTCTGCCTCAAATACTAATTTACTACTGCTTCCATAGAGTCCTGCTCGAAGCTAATGAGTGAGTAAATGTCTAACTCaagctgaaaacatttaacagtAAAAGTTCCTTGACCTCAGTAAAGATTGAAGCTCTGTCCTTGCCTCTAATCACAACTCAGTTTCTGTGGAGTTTTGTAAAAGGTCAAAGGTACTGCTGATGtattttggtgtatttttgGACAAACTCAAAGACATCCTCTTTGTAGCTGAAGCCAAATCATCTATGAGAAGCGTGAGAATGTGTAACTGATTGCAccatcacattcacacaaacagaaatccCCTTCCCACGCATAGACAGTGATCTGTGACTGTAGGGTGTGGTGTGTATATGGAGACACTTTGTAAAGCAGAAGCTTTTTGAGGTAGTAATGAATGACTCAGGATGTGTGAGTGCAGAGAGGGAGTAAGggcgtgtctgtgtgtacactgtatacatctgtgtttatgttgtgtatgagtctgtgtgtgtgtgtgtgtgtgtgtgtgtgtgagtccatTTGACCATTAGTCTACACCCATCTGTGGTAGTAAACCACGTCCTATGACTTCACTGCTAATCCCTGTATGTAATACTATGGAGCTGAATGCACTTTATATTGAATGTTAAACTCTAATGGACTTTGCATGGCCTACCTTAGCAGCTGCTTGCTGTGTGTTTAAAAACAGGACTGTATGGCAACTAATACTCTGTTGCTCTTAATCTTGCTTATGTGTAAATGCTCCACAGTATCAGCTGATTATCTAAAATGTGCACATGCattcagtgttgtgtgtgtgtctctctggtTCAGAGGCAATATGAGGTCACATTCCCCTGTTGGTGCAGGGAGGCACCAGGGCGTGGCTCAGGGCAGGAAGTGGATTTCTTGGAGTTCTTGCGTggaaattgtgtgtgtgcaccgctgtgtgtatgtatgtgtgtattggAGGCAGTCTCATTACAGCGTAGAACCAAGCTTTACTATGAAGACTTGTTGTCTGTTGCTCTTTACTCTTAGTTACAGCACTGAGCTAGCAAGTGTTTTACTGCAGCTGCTCTCTCCCTGCTGTGCACCCTCTTTAATGTTTAGGGACAGCAAAGGTCTATTTACCAGGACTTAACCCTTCATAGCCTTACAGTTAGCACCGAGTTACAGCAAGAAGTTGATTGGAATGTCTTGAAAGCTTCTCTGAGAACAAAATCTCTTATCATTCAGTCATTGCAGTACATTAATGTAACGTTGCTCATAGTAGCTACAGCTAATCTTATCTACAGTAATCTTTTGATTTACtgagtaattaattaatgactcaataaataaacagggAGGATCTGTTTTAACAATGAAGCCTCAACCTTTCAGGCAAGAATAATGTGGGTGCATCAAACAGTAAATCCACCTAGACTAACTTTATCTACCtcagacaattttttttatttattgtggatatatagtatataactTAATCTATcaatttctttacttttctaataTAGTATCACCTACTCCTTTGTAAACAAATGAGCAGGGTACAATCCAAACCATGGAACTGAACCCCCTTCTGTCTAACAAAGGCTCTGTTCTGCTTGCCTGCCAGACCCAAACCCACACAAAAGGCTCCTTCTGCCACCACTGCTATTGTTCCTGCCCGCTGCCTTTAGTGCCTCACACTGTCACAGTCTAGATGGTCTCAGCCACACACCCTGGCAACACATACATTCTTAGACACATTCAACAAGCATCCACACAGACAAGCTGGAACAGAGGGGGACTGAAAAACCTAATAGTGGACCTGTGTAGTTCAACAAGTAGAGTAAAGCACTAACAGTGAGTAAAGCACTGTTAGTGCTTTACTCTAGTAGCATTATGGGTTAATTAATGTTTAACTCAATAGGTAGAGCAAAACATTAACACTTCCAGATTTAGGAAATGGTTTCTCAAAAGAGTCACCCTTTAAAATATGCATGTGCCCTTGCTGCTATtaggcataaaaaaaaaaacatttgctatGTAACACATGTCAGATTTACTGTACTTACAGATTTACCTACTTACATTTATCTCCACTCagaaattaaatgataatgCTTAGAGTGGTGTgatatttattaaaacataaatgtatGTCAAAGGACAGCAACTTAATCCCCCTACACAGGCCTATACACAAGCAtagacacacactaacacactgacTTACCCACGCAGGTGCATGTGGGGAATTCTGCCTGTAGATCCTTGGAAGGAGTATCCAGCAAGCTCTTGGTAGGGCTGTCCAGGTAGCGCAGAGGAGACTCTAGGAAGCCtctgagagatggagaggagggcAAACTGTCCTTAGTGGGCGTGTCCTCCTCAGAATAGCATGTGGTGGAAAGTACAGCTATATCACCCGTGGCTTCAATCTTCATGCGTTTAGGCAGCGGGGAACATGGCATGCTGAACGCATCCTCTAACACACGGGGTTGTTGCTGCTTGTCCAGGATGGCCTCCTGAAGGAGAGAGACATTGGGAGGGCCTTTATGCTGCTCCTCCTTAGGGATTTCTGTGGATGCCTGGTACGAGGTTGTTTCAATTTGAGTCCCTGACTCATCTTTGTTAATTTCCATCTCCTGATCATCTGGATGAGTTGTGGAGCTGGCTTGAGTGGTGAGAATTAAGGGAGCAGACTGGGAGGTGGGTGTTGATGTGGGACTGAGGTCCTGAGGACTGGTCTGGGACTGATTCTTCAACTGAGGAGCCGTAGCAGTCTCTTCCGTGGGCTGACTGACAGGTACATCTGCGACTGAGTCCCCAAATTCAGCCTCAAACTGGCGGATCAGTTCTTCGTACTTCGGGTCTATGTTGACAAGACTCGGTAATTGTGAGGTGCTGGATGGAGATGTGGAGGTCAGAGGTGCGGTGGTGCTGGTGTTACTGGAGGCCATGCTGCCCACTCCCTCTGGCTTAGCATGGGCTACAGTGGCCACAGGTGGGGGCAGAGGGCCCATGAGGGCTGGAGTGTTTTCTGACAAAGCAGAAA
Protein-coding regions in this window:
- the tet3 gene encoding methylcytosine dioxygenase TET3 isoform X2; this encodes MTVCKVTSVDGPRSGGQMEIGSHDRLQEGALSLELANGVSRYPNDDEASMETEQQRAGSVPPRQCWVPGHGKVSDTQQHQPCWNPSSSTTPGEPVHHADMEDAHNLVAFSAIAGSLPPSSSSSCLVVQSNTAQLYENFTRDMGAKGAQARLSAGAPEGSCQPPEDLNALQTALSQAKHGHKPPNCNCDGPDCPDYLEWLEKKIKLATSEDQGTCKMADAPPHSQPHLQQPHLQHHPQSYPQVNGGHRLSTSYPQQQQGTRGPRPDQVPCLKPPIPCSPQVLSIAKEKNISLQTAIAIEALTQLSGTGPQAAGSPGQPPYNSNLHHHQHTQNLPSQPPNGTSLIPSSPGTYSSSSRSQSVPPGLHTSQQAPVPCEHHRPQSQGQPPHAAPLPSSTSPFPGQGKPPSFSPNPQQWQQGSGRGSEQRNPWMCMKSEPQSHYAAAPHSSSDPMSELKQLLGDTSGKFSNAPFKLPVRQQLSLNQNGGIQVQDNPALARIKRESDSGEHYHHTASMGHYGMANGQQQGQHYPGTPLSPGQASISHSTQAALQQHLHYKRNLFSNHSSGFGAPGPGAHTACQNLKKWWPQMEVEGLSHLVKQEPKEPKKKKSQGSPNIKPMSEMLTGPPLPKPKQIIIKKTKQKASMPTFLPQTQITIQKPSVLMMDRAPALTSLQISSLPPPPHHSNSTQAAAAGLPAPAQSQVSISNSSMTPSSTVSALSENTPALMGPLPPPVATVAHAKPEGVGSMASSNTSTTAPLTSTSPSSTSQLPSLVNIDPKYEELIRQFEAEFGDSVADVPVSQPTEETATAPQLKNQSQTSPQDLSPTSTPTSQSAPLILTTQASSTTHPDDQEMEINKDESGTQIETTSYQASTEIPKEEQHKGPPNVSLLQEAILDKQQQPRVLEDAFSMPCSPLPKRMKIEATGDIAVLSTTCYSEEDTPTKDSLPSSPSLRGFLESPLRYLDSPTKSLLDTPSKDLQAEFPTCTCVEQILEKDEGPYYNHLGSGPTVASIRNLMETRYGEKGDAIRIEKVVYTGKEGKSSRGCPIAKWVIRRGSETEKLLCLVRQRAGHHCANAVIIILIMAWEGVPRSLADRLYHELSDTLTKYGNPTSRRCGLNDDRTCACQGKDPDSCGASFSFGCSWSMYFNGCKYARSKTPRKFRLQGDRPEEEDKLRDHFQHLATEVAPLYKQLAPQAYSNQCQSESKAPECRLGLKEGRPFSGVTACMDFCAHAHKDQHNLYNGCTVVCTLTKEDNRVVGEIPDDEQLHVLPLYKVSLTDEFGSEEAQRLKMQTGAIQVLQAFRREVRKLPEPAKSCRQRRLEAKKAASEKKKSKLLQQTGGTPEKTLVKAEVCITGPPQHQGNKAIIKQEVKPNIKKEPFNGSIDGYPVQAADPFNNIYPHPAYYARGGLPPTGQPSAADPVNGYHHNLPTMHYGYYNYPPNALFPPKLRTYEGRNGSKAVQVDKKPDIQSLQSLQARLAQSYPGHPEQTNQTNHGTYTQPPNYNQSRPSSVSSETSNRGTPVIKQEPIDVPVYEGTVPSQAGANTPSSTPQPAAWPGHKLNGNIIPTSWDSHLNPKQNPEASSVNPDKQQFHQHPQQRQPSPYPQQWTSYPGSNTPMASPAPSPSLQVPLSPSPSPHLGTALPGNIHQGSPRPPTPRPSTPHPGTPQPGTSHSGSVTPQPGTPRHWASPAPSHQMNAWAMGPAAYSPGLKHSNPAGAYADKIWSKTGESRCSTPLGLQEKAWRSCGGSVAGSTLSPAPEGRLFPDALQQSDQACWDPSRAESDVESTRGREEDEDEVWSDSEHNFLDPNIGGVAVAPAHGSILIECARRELHATTPLKRPDRSHPTRISLVFYQHKNLNQPMHGLALWEAKMKLLAERALQRQQEAALLGLSQEDIKALSKKRKWGATVAGASPGPGQSKDKREGPVTRLAPTFHTTSMVTVSPYAFTRLTGPYSHYV